The Zingiber officinale cultivar Zhangliang chromosome 9A, Zo_v1.1, whole genome shotgun sequence genome window below encodes:
- the LOC122021548 gene encoding uncharacterized protein LOC122021548, which translates to MEISGDLKRVREEENPEISSPEAKRLRDDLFFDDIFEDDDADAGDQDLASVMKSLEDEIGLPSPAPAHPETAVVVGQPDLGYLFEASDDELGLPPVAPSSDEDAVGAAVVVREEELDGTGFDPIWGLDEEINGYYGMEEFGVRPERPVMGAEDGVIFDVGLLDLPDLSWRSETLPAI; encoded by the coding sequence ATGGAGATTTCCGGTGATCTCAAGAGGGTCCGCGAGGAGGAGAATCCTGAGATCTCTTCGCCAGAGGCTAAGCGTCTCCGCGACGACCTTTTCTTTGACGATATCTTTGAGGATGATGACGCCGATGCCGGTGACCAGGATCTCGCGTCCGTCATGAAGAGCTTGGAGGACGAGATCGGTTTGCCGTCGCCGGCGCCGGCGCATCCGGAGACCGCCGTGGTGGTTGGCCAGCCGGATCTGGGTTACCTTTTTGAGGCCTCTGACGATGAGCTGGGCCTCCCTCCGGTGGCTCCGTCTTCCGATGAGGATGCTGTTGGGGCGGCGGTCGTGGTTCGAGAAGAGGAGCTGGATGGGACCGGATTCGACCCCATTTGGGGTTTGGATGAAGAGATTAACGGATACTATGGAATGGAGGAGTTCGGTGTTCGGCCGGAGAGGCCGGTTATGGGGGCGGAGGACGGCGTGATTTTTGACGTCGGGCTACTAGATTTGCCAGATCTGTCCTGGCGGTCGGAGACGCTGCCGGCGATCTGA